The sequence TTTTGGGGTACAAACTTCTGGACCCTTGCCCCACAATACATACCGGCGAATCCGCCAACACCAAAGAGAAACCCCAGCAGCCAGTCGGGTGCGATGGCCAGACCCGTGTGAGCATACATGGGGGCGATGATGCTGTAGAAAACAACGCCGGCGATCGAGGTCAAAAACGTGCCCATGAGCGCTGCCCCGGCTATAGTGTAGACCGGCAACCCAAAAACCGCTATTAGGAACGGCGCGATAATGGCTCCACCGCCAATGCCGTAGGTTCCGCCGATTATACCTACCACAAAGGTAAGAGCAAAAAGGGCTATAGAGTTAAATGAAAAGGTCTCACCGTAGAACTCATACTCATACTTGGTGAACGAGAAATGTACAGTCCTCACCACCGCCTCTGGTGGGAGGCCCGCTGCCACTTTTGTTTTTCGTTCCTCCTGGATCTTTTTGGCTCGCTCCTTAAACTTTGCGTCCAGGGCCTTGATCTTCTCCTTTCCCTTTATGGCGCGTCCAGTGAGTTCATAAAGCAAACGCACTCCTATGTATAGAAGGACACATCCCACAAATAACTTGAATGCCCTGGGATCGGGAAGATACTTGACTCTCAGTATGGCTCCAATGAAAACTCCTGGAAGTGTGCCCACAATTATGACCCAGGTAAGGGGCCATGCCATTCTTCCCTCCCTGATATAGCGATATACCCCGCTTGGTATGGCTACTATGTTGTAAACAAGGTTAGTGGGGCTTACTGCCGGACTAACGAAACCCAAAACACTCACCTGAAAAGGAAGCAAAAGAAAAGCGCCCGAGATTCCGCCCATGGAGGTGCAGAATGAAACACAAAAGGCAACCGCAACAGGCACAATGGGAAAAACGTCTACGCCTGATACTGGAAAATGCATGATTGTTACCTCCTTTAGGAAACTGAAAGTGGCATACAATGATTCTTGTTACTGCCTGCCCCTAACATCATGAACACCAAGGCCGCCGCCACGGAATTGTTCGATAATTATCTCATAAAACTTCTCTTTCTGGGCCGGGGTCAACAACTCTTTTTCCTCCAGGATGTGATCCACCACCTCCATTTCAAGCGCTGTTTGATGTTTCACGACCTCTTTCATGGTTCCATCTATCAGTGATTTGTCAGCGGGTTCCTCAAAAAGAAGCCTTGCCAGTTCTCTTCGATGTTTGCAAAGATCCTCTCGAATGCTGGCAACCCTGGGGAGAAATACCTTGCGGATGGCTTCAACCTTTTCACTTTGCGAATCGATCAAATCAGGGATCAAGTCCAGATACCCGCGAATTTTCGGCTTTGGGCCTCGCGACTTCTTCAGGTATACGTAGATGATGGCCAAAGAGCCACACGTAAGGATAAGGGCTGACACAAATCCGAACAGATAATAGGTCAGTTGCATCATAGGCCTCCCCGGCATTGTCCTAGTCTTCTACAATAAGCATCGGCAAGCAGTGGAAACAGCTCCCGGAGAAGACCACGCACTCTACTCGCCAACAGGTTCTAAGGCCTTTATTAACTAGGCTAATTTATTCCTGAATGCTGTTTCGTAGTAGAGCATGCAACTTGAATCCCCTGCCTCAAGCCAAATCGTTTCGTAAGGGCATGCAGCGCAGTTTGAGGCTCGTATGAGCAATCTCCGGAGCGCTTTGGCATCACGAACCTGTACCTACCTGTCTAGTAGATTGTCTGGCAGTTGTGAACACATTTTTACCTTTTCTCCCCCCTTCTTCTGTTCGTTCTATTGGCCACCGTCTGTTAGGTTAAACACCTGAGACCAGAAAAACTTACTCCAAAGGAAAGATTTTTTCTATTCGGGAGAGAATGCGGGAAGATATGTGGGCTGGAGTGAGACACCCCCATTAAAGTCGGGGGCAACGTGGTTCTGCTGTGGCCGTTATTTCAAAAGGCTGTGCCCCCTTCCTTTTTGACCAAGAAAAACACTGGTAGTGAAGCCACCTCCATTCCAACCACAAACAGAATCAAATAACCGATCGAGACATCATAGAGCACTCCCAGAAGCGCACTTCCAAAAAACCAGGACGCTCCATATACTGTATTGAAGATGCCGTATGCGAATCCCCTGCGCTCGATAGGCGTCAGATCAGCGATTGCCGCACGCATGATGGTTTCATGAATCCCCATTACTGCGCCCCAGAGCACAATAGTTGTCACTGCAAGGCTGTAACTGTGCGAAAATGCAAAAAAGGGGATAGGAAGAGTCAACACGGGGATGGTTATCAGCGACACCAGCCCGATTCTGTCGTATGTCTTGCCGATAATAAGAGCTACCAACGCATCCACGCCCATTGCAATCGCATAAAATATGGGGATTTGGACATCTGAAACAATCGATTGAACTTTGAAATGATAAGAGATTAGCTGGAAGTTGGCAAATCCCGCCACACTCAAGAAACTAAACAAGGCGTAGGACCAGAAAACTCTCGGCAGCCTGCCTTTGGCCTTGCTATTCTGCCCGCTTGTCCCACCAGGAGTCTCAAGTTTCTCAGGTGATGGAACTTTTGCTCTTGCCACCAGAAGAATGCCTACACATAAGAGAGCAGGTATCCATAGAATAGTAAAGCCTTCACGATAACCACCTTGAAATAGAAAGACGGCAGAAAAGATCAAAGGGCCGATAATGGCGCCAATCTGGTCGATTGCTTCATGTATGCCAAATCCCAAACCTCTCCCCACTTGCTTTGTGGCGTGCGAAAGTATTGCGTCTCTAGCCGGGGTCCTGATGCCTTTTCCCATTCGCTCCAGAACAATAAGGAGGGCCGCAACCTGCCAATAACCGGCAAATGCCAGTAGAGGAATGAAAACGAGTAGTGCATAGCCCACGATTGTGATAGGCCAATATCGGTGAGTGCGGTCTGCAAGATACCCAGATACTAAACGCAAAAAATATCCGACGAATTCACCGAGGCCTGCTACCAAACCAACGATGCTGGCGCTTGCACCCAAAACAGCCAAGAAAGGGCCGGTAACACTCCTTCCTCCTTCGTATGTTATGTCTCCAAAAAGACTAACAATTCCCAGAAGGATGATAAATTGAAACGCCACCTTTTTGGGGTTTTCTGCTGTCATGGCGCACCAGAGCAAAGGTTGGAGGGGCTGCAAGCCTCCGTCCCGTTTTTGCCCTAAAGGGATAAAACCCAGAGCCATTCTTTGTCTTACAAAGACTGTACCTGCCGGCGGTAATCGAGGAGTTCAACCCTGATTTTCTCAATAACTGACAGCCGGCCCGAAAGGTTTGTGAGGGTCTGAGAGACTTGCTGTTCGCTCTGGTCTTTTAGCGCAACTGCTCTTTTCAAGGCATCTCTGATGGCCGAAAGGGTGAGGTCGATTTTGTCATTGAGGTCTTTCCGAAACTTTCTCGTCGTGTCGTCTGTTCGCCTGATCAGGTCATAACGCACCCGACCACAGTGCCTTTCAAAAACGTCTTTAGCCATAGTTCGCATCCGCTTGAGAATTACACCCTTGGTGACAAAAGTAGGCAGGGCTGAACGAATCCCTAGCTGGATCAGCGCTGTGGCGTCCGGATCATCGCGCAGGAGGAAGTAAAAATCACTCTTGCCGGTGAGTTTTTCCACCGTGGTAAAGGGCTTTAGCTTTACCTCAAAAAGGTCTGAGGCCAGCCGGACAATGCTTTCAATAGTTTCATTGGTGCGGTTTGCCAGATCGACATAGATGCTCTCCAAGGCTTCGGCGATCTTTTCTGATTCATTGTTTCTGAAGGTGGAGAAGACGTTCAGGATCTGTCCAAAAACAAAATTTTCCATCTCCTTCTCAAGTTCGCGGCTGCCAGGGCTCTTTGCCACCTTTTCTCCGAATATTGCTTC comes from Deltaproteobacteria bacterium and encodes:
- a CDS encoding periplasmic heavy metal sensor — encoded protein: MQLTYYLFGFVSALILTCGSLAIIYVYLKKSRGPKPKIRGYLDLIPDLIDSQSEKVEAIRKVFLPRVASIREDLCKHRRELARLLFEEPADKSLIDGTMKEVVKHQTALEMEVVDHILEEKELLTPAQKEKFYEIIIEQFRGGGLGVHDVRGRQ
- a CDS encoding TSUP family transporter encodes the protein MHFPVSGVDVFPIVPVAVAFCVSFCTSMGGISGAFLLLPFQVSVLGFVSPAVSPTNLVYNIVAIPSGVYRYIREGRMAWPLTWVIIVGTLPGVFIGAILRVKYLPDPRAFKLFVGCVLLYIGVRLLYELTGRAIKGKEKIKALDAKFKERAKKIQEERKTKVAAGLPPEAVVRTVHFSFTKYEYEFYGETFSFNSIALFALTFVVGIIGGTYGIGGGAIIAPFLIAVFGLPVYTIAGAALMGTFLTSIAGVVFYSIIAPMYAHTGLAIAPDWLLGFLFGVGGFAGMYCGARVQKFVPQKVIKLFLGLIITLLAGRYILQYFT
- a CDS encoding MFS transporter; this translates as MTAENPKKVAFQFIILLGIVSLFGDITYEGGRSVTGPFLAVLGASASIVGLVAGLGEFVGYFLRLVSGYLADRTHRYWPITIVGYALLVFIPLLAFAGYWQVAALLIVLERMGKGIRTPARDAILSHATKQVGRGLGFGIHEAIDQIGAIIGPLIFSAVFLFQGGYREGFTILWIPALLCVGILLVARAKVPSPEKLETPGGTSGQNSKAKGRLPRVFWSYALFSFLSVAGFANFQLISYHFKVQSIVSDVQIPIFYAIAMGVDALVALIIGKTYDRIGLVSLITIPVLTLPIPFFAFSHSYSLAVTTIVLWGAVMGIHETIMRAAIADLTPIERRGFAYGIFNTVYGASWFFGSALLGVLYDVSIGYLILFVVGMEVASLPVFFLVKKEGGTAF